A single genomic interval of Arctopsyche grandis isolate Sample6627 chromosome 8, ASM5162203v2, whole genome shotgun sequence harbors:
- the LOC143915941 gene encoding uncharacterized protein LOC143915941 encodes MMEIFFLTSKINKDGGNILRYFSHFKHVTFLFRPSTDVVEIASPCLSCITSVEPRIDVWSSPVVAVQFLEPEIVYVEEGPRDLVSRFSPGSYDDDLHRTRRTPTTHSRLEKHLKYQTVKYRRYGVSTLPLFYNSGVFHLHF; translated from the exons ATGatggaaattttttttctcactTCAAAAATT AATAAAGACGGTGGGaatattttaagatatttttcTCACTTCAAacatgtt ACATTTCTCTTCAGACCGTCAACGGATGTCGTCGAGATCGCTTCTCCCTGTCTCAGCTGCATCACGAGTGTTGAGCCGAGGATCGACGTGTGGTCGAGCCCAGTAGTAGCTGTACAGTTCCTGGAGCCAGAAATCGTCTACGTAGAGGAAGGACCTCGTGACCTGGTCTCCAGATTTTCTCCCGGCTCGTACGACGACGACTTGCATAGAACCAGGAGAACCCCTACGACACATTCCAG gTTGGAGAAACATTTGAAATATCAAACAGTCAAGTATCGGCGATATGGAGTGTCGACTTTGCCTCTCTTTTACAACAGTGGAGTCTTCCATCTCCATTTTTGA
- the LOC143915112 gene encoding uncharacterized protein LOC143915112, whose amino-acid sequence MECRLCLRFAPPELSMYIYGDIHSIAKDIQTCCQLQAKEDDSFPDTICFSCNSNLEKLNGFRNICFQSDVTSKLRLKECLEFNPKETLLDDFICEDDLDIKPSPKDDDRLSERESSALQRSDSEQNTSGGKLHHIDIEPTLPKTPAKKRSTVSGSSRKIDFKKKSKLDVRQKISAPFQCDICSKLITLKCNLRKHMRSHTGEKPYKCNICLKSFTTRQYVVIHERSHTGVKPFKCEICLESFYTNCNLVKHLRVHAGIKQHECHICLKSFSAKSWLVVHVRTHTGEKPYKCGTCEKSFATKYKLVIHTRSHTGEKPYSCDICLKLFPTKSKLVRHERSHSEKKSYKCKICSKLFVKKSNLEGHQKYHTGKKPYKCDICSKSFFVKSKLVIHIKSHTADDPHKCGICLKSFDGKSSLLRHERCHTGEKPFHCDICLKSFSEKSNLIAHIQSHAGLKPYKCNLCSKSYTQNSHLVRHKRSHTGVKNRKK is encoded by the exons atggagtgcagactttgccttCGTTTTGCTCCACCAGAGCTTTCTATGTACATCTATGGTGATATTCATTCAATAGCTAAAGACATTCAGACCTGCTGTCAGTTGCAG GCCAAGGAAGATGACAGCTTCCCAGATACCATTTGTTTTTCGTGCAACAGTAATCTAGAAAAGCTCAACGGGTTTCGAAACATATGTTTTCAAAGTGACGTAACGTCAAAACTGAGATTAAAGGAGTGTTTAGAATTCAATCCCAAAGAAACTTTACTAGATGATTTCATATGCGAGGATGACTTGGATATAAAGCCGTCGCCAAAGGATGATGACAGGCTAAGTGAACGGGAATCAAGCGCCTTACAACGGAGCGATTCCGAGCAAAAT ACGAGTGGAGGAAAATTACATCACATTGATATTGAGCCGACACTACCGAAAACTCCAGCTAAAAAACGTTCCACCGTTTCTGGATCGAGCCGTAAAATTGATTTCAAGAAGAAATCTAAATTAGACGTGCGCCAAAAAATTAGTGCACCATTTCAGTGCGATATTTGTTCAAAGTTGATTACTCTTAAATGCAACCTTCGAAAACATATGAGGTCACATACTGGAGAGAAGCCGTACAAATGCAACAtatgtctaaaatcatttactacaaGACAATACGTTGTAATACACGAAAGATCCCACACCGGAGtaaaaccattcaaatgtgaaatttgcttGGAGTCATTTTATACAAACTGTAACCTTGTCAAGCATTTAAGAGTTCACGCTGGGATTAAACAACACGAATGCCACATATGCTTAAAATCTTTTTCTGCAAAGTCTTGGCTTGTAGTACATGTAAGAACTCATACCGGTGAAAAACCATACAAGTGTGGCACTTGTGAAAAGTCATTTGCTACAAAATACAAACTTGTGATACATACTAGAAGCCACaccggggaaaagccttactcgtgtgacatttgcttaaagTTATTCCCTACAAAGTCTAAGCTTGTGAGGCATGAACGATCTCACAGTGAGAAAAAGTCGTACAAATGTAAGATCTGTTCAAAATTATTCgtaaaaaaatctaacctcgagGGACACCAAAAATATCACACTGGCAAAAAGCCGTACAAATGCGATATTTGTTCTAAATCATTTTTTGTCAAATCTAAGCTCgtcatacatataaaatctcATACGGCGGACGATCCGCACAAGTGTggtatttgtttgaaatcatttgatGGAAAATCTAGCCTTCTGAGACATGAAAGGTGTCATACCGGAGAAAAGCCATTTCATTGTGATATTTGCTTGAAGTCATTTTCTGAAAAATCCAATCTTATTGCACACATACAATCTCATGCCGGTTTGAAACCGTACAAATGTAACCTTTGTTCGAAATCTTATACTCAAAATTCTCATCTTGTGAGACATAAGAGAtctcatactggggtaaaaaaTCGCAAAAAGTGA
- the LOC143916169 gene encoding protein VAC14 homolog isoform X2, translating into MSEREHAPLSAACVRALTDKLYDKNKAAAVEIEKMVRDFRAANNTNQIKRLLRVLGQDFATAQNPHIRKGSSLGLAAVAVALGPDCSLYLGDLMPPILACFSDPEIRVRYFACEALYNVSKVMRGAILVHFTDIFNALSKCATDPDQNLKTASELLDRLLKDIVTESASFDLCAFVPLLRERIYSRNSFARQFIISWVSVLDSVPDIDLIIFLPEILDGLFKIMDDPMPEIKKMCGAQLGLFLQSIKTNPSRVDFPSMINILIVHAQATDEVLQFTAITWIKEFVQLSGTQMLPHISGILTAVLPCLSYNDESRKNIKETALTVNYSLMKLISLEPNDPKSDSTNKTLENIKTVLDTSKANKSSALYDQLALSAIVEVLNQLLHHNSVQTKVAVLRWILHLYNKVPTKMSTHTEEIFDALLGCLSDPSDDVVRQSLAVLPEICSTPSTTNTQDIPDVFNSPYYRKFLLSLLTLFSCDMKLLDDRGAFIIRQLCVLLNAEDIYRTMSEILLEEKNLKFAATMVETLNMILLTSAELLEMRNRLKESTSEETAKLFVCLYRCWCHNPVALLALCLLTHNYIHCNQLIELFGTLEITIEFLTDIDKLVQLIESPIFAYLRLELLTGTEAKALRNALYGLLMLLPQTEAFHILRKRLQSIPQQLEPFVFKHSTSRNLPNMYVKNFDELLKHFLDIQEKHRFYKLNSRTKNMILSEQDYS; encoded by the exons ATGTCCGAACGAGAACATGCACCGTTGAGTGCAGCCTGCGTGAGAGCCTTAACTGACAAGCTCTACGACAAAAATAAAGCGGCCGCCGTAGAAATCGAAAA AATGGTACGTGATTTCCGCGCAGCGAATAACACCAACCAAATAAAACGTCTGCTGCGAGTTTTGGGTCAAGATTTTGCCACGGCGCAGAACCCACACATCAGGAAAGGAAGCTCGTTAGGATTAGCCGCAGTAGCTGTTGCTTTGGGACCT GATTGTTCTCTGTACTTGGGCGATTTGATGCCTCCGATATTAGCATGTTTTTCAGACCCGGAAATACGAGTTCGATATTTTGCCTGCGAAGCTCTTTATAACGTGTCTAAAGTTATGCGAGGTGCAATACTCGTACATTTCACCGATATCTTCAATGCTCTCAGCAAATGCGCTACAGATCCTGATCAGAATTTAAAAACAGCTTCCGAACTTTTGGACCGTCTTCTTAAG GATATTGTTACTGAGAGTGCCTCTTTCGATCTGTGTGCATTCGTTCCGCTGCTTCGTGAAAGAATCTATTCGCGGAACAGTTTTGCACGTCAATTTATCATTTCGTGGGTGTCCGTATTGGATTCCGTGCCCGATATTGATCTCATAATATTTCTACCGGAAATTTTAGACGGTCTCTTCAAAATAATGGACGATCCAATGCcggaaatcaaaaaaat GTGTGGTGCTCAGCTCGGACTTTTTCTTCAAAGTATAAAGACTAATCCATCCAGAGTGGATTTTCCCAGtatgattaatattttaattgtacatGCACAAGCTACTGATGAAGTTTTGCAG tttacAGCGATTACTTGGATTAAGGAATTCGTTCAACTGTCAGGGACACAAATGCTGCCTCACATATCTGGAATATTAACGGCAGTTTTACCCTGTTTGTCATACAATGATGAATCTAGGAAAA ataTTAAAGAAACTGCATTAACGGTTAACTATAGTCTGATGAAATTGATCTCATTAGAGCCGAACGACCCAAAGTCAGATTCTACAAACAAAACGTTGGAAAACATTAAGACAGTCCTCGATACAAGTAAAGCAAACAAAAGTTCTGCTCTCTACGACCAACTGGCGCTATCAGCCATCGTTGAAGTCTTAAATCAACTCCTCCACCATAATTCTGTTCAGACTAAAGTCGCCGTACTTAGGTGGATATTGCACCTATATAATAAAGTTCCAACAAAG ATGTCAACACATACGGAAGAAATATTCGACGCACTATTGGGATGTTTGTCTGATCCATCTGACGATGTCGTACGTCAAAGTTTAGCCGTTCTTCCAGAGATATGCTCCACGCCGAGCACAACTAACACTCAAG ATATACCTGATGTATTCAACAGTCCGTATTATAGAAAGTTTTTACTTAGCCTTCTGACGCTATTCAGCTGTGATATGAAACTGTTAGACGATCGAGGAGCGTTTATTATAAg GCAGTTGTGTGTGTTATTAAATGCCGAAGACATCTATAGAACAATGTCTGAGATATTGTTAGAGGAGAAAAATCTCAAATTTGCAGCGACAATGGTGGAAACGTTAAATATGATACTTTTGACGTCCGCCGAGTTATTAGAAATGAGGAATCGCCTCAAAGAATCCACCAGTGAG GAAACTGCCAAGCTGTTCGTTTGTTTGTACCGATGCTGGTGTCATAATCCGGTAGCTTTGCTTGCTCTGTGTCTTTTGACCCATAATTACATCCATTGTAATCAATTGATAGAATTGTT CGGTACGTTGGAAATAACAATAGAATTTTTAACAGATATTGATAAGCTTGTACAGTTGATTGAGTCACCTATTTTCGCCT atTTACGATTGGAGTTGTTGACCGGGACTGAAGCTAAAGCTTTGCGAAATGCATTGTACGGATTGCTGATGCTTTTGCCGCAGACTGAAGCCTTTCATATTTTACGGAAACGTTTACAGAGCATTCCTCAGCAGCTGGAGCCGTTTGTATTCaa GCATTCGACGTCACGCAATCtgccaaatatgtatgtgaaaaatttCGACGAGTTGTTAAAACACTTCCTCGACATACAAGAGAAACACCGTTTCTATAAATTGAATTCGAGGACAAAAAATATGATTCTATCCGAGCAAGACTACTCGTGA
- the LOC143916169 gene encoding protein VAC14 homolog isoform X1: MSEREHAPLSAACVRALTDKLYDKNKAAAVEIEKMVRDFRAANNTNQIKRLLRVLGQDFATAQNPHIRKGSSLGLAAVAVALGPDCSLYLGDLMPPILACFSDPEIRVRYFACEALYNVSKVMRGAILVHFTDIFNALSKCATDPDQNLKTASELLDRLLKDIVTESASFDLCAFVPLLRERIYSRNSFARQFIISWVSVLDSVPDIDLIIFLPEILDGLFKIMDDPMPEIKKMCGAQLGLFLQSIKTNPSRVDFPSMINILIVHAQATDEVLQFTAITWIKEFVQLSGTQMLPHISGILTAVLPCLSYNDESRKITDIKETALTVNYSLMKLISLEPNDPKSDSTNKTLENIKTVLDTSKANKSSALYDQLALSAIVEVLNQLLHHNSVQTKVAVLRWILHLYNKVPTKMSTHTEEIFDALLGCLSDPSDDVVRQSLAVLPEICSTPSTTNTQDIPDVFNSPYYRKFLLSLLTLFSCDMKLLDDRGAFIIRQLCVLLNAEDIYRTMSEILLEEKNLKFAATMVETLNMILLTSAELLEMRNRLKESTSEETAKLFVCLYRCWCHNPVALLALCLLTHNYIHCNQLIELFGTLEITIEFLTDIDKLVQLIESPIFAYLRLELLTGTEAKALRNALYGLLMLLPQTEAFHILRKRLQSIPQQLEPFVFKHSTSRNLPNMYVKNFDELLKHFLDIQEKHRFYKLNSRTKNMILSEQDYS; encoded by the exons ATGTCCGAACGAGAACATGCACCGTTGAGTGCAGCCTGCGTGAGAGCCTTAACTGACAAGCTCTACGACAAAAATAAAGCGGCCGCCGTAGAAATCGAAAA AATGGTACGTGATTTCCGCGCAGCGAATAACACCAACCAAATAAAACGTCTGCTGCGAGTTTTGGGTCAAGATTTTGCCACGGCGCAGAACCCACACATCAGGAAAGGAAGCTCGTTAGGATTAGCCGCAGTAGCTGTTGCTTTGGGACCT GATTGTTCTCTGTACTTGGGCGATTTGATGCCTCCGATATTAGCATGTTTTTCAGACCCGGAAATACGAGTTCGATATTTTGCCTGCGAAGCTCTTTATAACGTGTCTAAAGTTATGCGAGGTGCAATACTCGTACATTTCACCGATATCTTCAATGCTCTCAGCAAATGCGCTACAGATCCTGATCAGAATTTAAAAACAGCTTCCGAACTTTTGGACCGTCTTCTTAAG GATATTGTTACTGAGAGTGCCTCTTTCGATCTGTGTGCATTCGTTCCGCTGCTTCGTGAAAGAATCTATTCGCGGAACAGTTTTGCACGTCAATTTATCATTTCGTGGGTGTCCGTATTGGATTCCGTGCCCGATATTGATCTCATAATATTTCTACCGGAAATTTTAGACGGTCTCTTCAAAATAATGGACGATCCAATGCcggaaatcaaaaaaat GTGTGGTGCTCAGCTCGGACTTTTTCTTCAAAGTATAAAGACTAATCCATCCAGAGTGGATTTTCCCAGtatgattaatattttaattgtacatGCACAAGCTACTGATGAAGTTTTGCAG tttacAGCGATTACTTGGATTAAGGAATTCGTTCAACTGTCAGGGACACAAATGCTGCCTCACATATCTGGAATATTAACGGCAGTTTTACCCTGTTTGTCATACAATGATGAATCTAGGAAAA tcacagataTTAAAGAAACTGCATTAACGGTTAACTATAGTCTGATGAAATTGATCTCATTAGAGCCGAACGACCCAAAGTCAGATTCTACAAACAAAACGTTGGAAAACATTAAGACAGTCCTCGATACAAGTAAAGCAAACAAAAGTTCTGCTCTCTACGACCAACTGGCGCTATCAGCCATCGTTGAAGTCTTAAATCAACTCCTCCACCATAATTCTGTTCAGACTAAAGTCGCCGTACTTAGGTGGATATTGCACCTATATAATAAAGTTCCAACAAAG ATGTCAACACATACGGAAGAAATATTCGACGCACTATTGGGATGTTTGTCTGATCCATCTGACGATGTCGTACGTCAAAGTTTAGCCGTTCTTCCAGAGATATGCTCCACGCCGAGCACAACTAACACTCAAG ATATACCTGATGTATTCAACAGTCCGTATTATAGAAAGTTTTTACTTAGCCTTCTGACGCTATTCAGCTGTGATATGAAACTGTTAGACGATCGAGGAGCGTTTATTATAAg GCAGTTGTGTGTGTTATTAAATGCCGAAGACATCTATAGAACAATGTCTGAGATATTGTTAGAGGAGAAAAATCTCAAATTTGCAGCGACAATGGTGGAAACGTTAAATATGATACTTTTGACGTCCGCCGAGTTATTAGAAATGAGGAATCGCCTCAAAGAATCCACCAGTGAG GAAACTGCCAAGCTGTTCGTTTGTTTGTACCGATGCTGGTGTCATAATCCGGTAGCTTTGCTTGCTCTGTGTCTTTTGACCCATAATTACATCCATTGTAATCAATTGATAGAATTGTT CGGTACGTTGGAAATAACAATAGAATTTTTAACAGATATTGATAAGCTTGTACAGTTGATTGAGTCACCTATTTTCGCCT atTTACGATTGGAGTTGTTGACCGGGACTGAAGCTAAAGCTTTGCGAAATGCATTGTACGGATTGCTGATGCTTTTGCCGCAGACTGAAGCCTTTCATATTTTACGGAAACGTTTACAGAGCATTCCTCAGCAGCTGGAGCCGTTTGTATTCaa GCATTCGACGTCACGCAATCtgccaaatatgtatgtgaaaaatttCGACGAGTTGTTAAAACACTTCCTCGACATACAAGAGAAACACCGTTTCTATAAATTGAATTCGAGGACAAAAAATATGATTCTATCCGAGCAAGACTACTCGTGA
- the IKKepsilon gene encoding I-kappaB kinase epsilon, with protein MSFLRGSANYVWCTTSVLGKGATGAVFQGVNKNDGEPVAVKTFNQLSHMRPPDVQLREFEVLKKVNHENIVKLLAIEDEQEGRGKVIVMELCTGGSLFNILDDPENTYGLPEKEFLLVVEHLSAGMKHLRDNNLVHRDLKPGNIMKFINDDGTTVYKLTDFGAARELKEDQEFLSLYGTEEYLHPDMYERAVLRRPVGKSFGATVDLWSIGVTLYHVATGNLPFRPYGGRKNKETMFLITTGKASGVISGTQTTENGLIEWGRELPNHCQLTAGLKKIITPLLAGLLEVDPKKIWSFEKFFSEVQDRLNTVPIHIFYVNKTSSIKVFLKMDENLKSLQYQIREQTEIPPHNQLILYRDQLLQSVIDELTQGKNYPLTTEDDPLILIYKNNNTATSFSISLGPELDIPKFPVFPNVVSVEHDASQAKVACSVGHVIKRRVELLSRGCYLTGECVQRWVGALKRSLTGLAARASALSILAARLADTARALDIVALATQQIKSLTVYGAEENVSIPAVGKWAQDMQVLSDETSSGCSAVSQLHARHVIGNDLLIKWKQASADIKCPHTHRLPQRAKTLVDKLRDSWQHLVRDRAARSLTYNDEQFHALERVKVTEAGRAAKALLDKECLPCASAMAEVLEDWYKAAQTVYLQSQILDKDLTSADLKLRALGARMKEGVLSTKDNLDTSVKQVGNMKREILIHTETERSNIAKNEKTNVAKSKQQYEETLALNSELKDVFELQKDISSILSQNMDVIKTIKDVSSFYEETNST; from the exons ATGTCTTTTTTGCGTGGTTCTGCTAATTATGTGTGGTGTACGACGAGCGTCCTTGGTAAAGGAGCCACTGGGGCTGTCTTTCAAGGAGTCAACAAAAACGACGGCGAACCGGTCGCTGTCAAAACCTTCAACCAGCTGAGTCACATGCGACCGCCGGACGTTCAACTGCGTGAATTCGAAGTACTCAAAAAAGTAAATCATGAAAACATTGTGAAGCTTCTCGCCATCGAAGACGAACAGGAAGGGCGTGGCAAAGTTATCGTCATGGAATTGTGCACCGGAGGAAGTCTTTTCAATATATTGGACGATCCTGAAAATACATACGGCTTACCCGAAAAGGAATTCCTATTAGTCGTCGAACACTTGTCGGCGGGTATGAAGCACTTGAGGGACAACAATTTAGTTCACAGAGATCTCAAGCCaggaaatataatgaaatttataaacGACGACGGAACCACCGTTTATAAGTTGACTGATTTCGGTGCTGCGAGAGAATTGAAAGAGGACCAAGAATTCCTTTCACTTTACGGTACTGAAGAATATTTGCATCCTGATATGTACGAGCGAGCAGTCCTTAGAAGACCTGTCGGGAAAAGTTTTGGAGCCACCGTCGACCTGTGGTCAATAGGGGTTACACTGTATCATGTCGCAACTGGTAATTTGCCGTTCAGACCATACGGTGGTCGTAAAAATAAAGAGACGATGTTCCTTATAACGACTGGAAAGGCTTCCGGAGTTATTTCCGGAACGCAGACTACGGAAAATGGACTCATTGAATGGGGTAGGGAATTGCCAAACCACTGTCAATTGACTGCCGGCTTGAAAAAGATCATAACTCCACTGTTAGCTGGATTGCTAGAGGTTGACCCTAAGAAGATATGGAGCTTTGAGAAATTTTTTTCGGAAGTACAAGATAGACTTAATACAGTAcctattcatatattttatgtaaataaaactagTTCTATTAAG GTGTTTTTAAAAATGGACGAAAATTTGAAATCTTTGCAATACCAAATTCGAGAACAGACTGAAATACCACCACACAATCAACTTATTTTATACAGAGATCAATTATTACAATCAGTCATAGATGAATTAACTCAAG GAAAAAATTATCCGCTGACTACCGAAGACGATCCACTCATACtaatctataaaaataataacactgCAACATCATTCTCGATAAGTCTCGGTCCTGAATTGGATATCCCTAAATTTCCAGTGTTTCCTAATGTCGTCTCGGTTGAACACGATGCTAGTCAAGCAAAG GTAGCGTGTAGTGTCGGACATGTTATAAAGAGAAGAGTGGAGTTGCTATCGAGGGGTTGTTATTTAACTGGCGAATGTGTTCAACGATGGGTTGGGGCTTTGAAGCGATCGTTGACGGGTTTGGCTGCAAGAGCTTCAGCCTTGTCCATATTGGCTGCTCGGTTAGCTGATACAGCCCGGGCTCTAGACATAGTAGCTCTTGCCACTCAGCAGATTAAATCg TTGACTGTATACGGAGCTGAAGAAAACGTCTCGATACCGGCTGTCGGCAAATGGGCTCAAGACATGCAAGTTTTGAGTGACGAAACTTCATCTGGATGCTCAGCGGTAAGTCAGCTACACGCTCGGCACGTCATCGGAAATGATCTGTTGATTAAATGGAAACAGGCTTCAGCCGATATCAAATGTCCTCACACTCATAGATTGCCTCAACGAGCGAAAACACTCGTCGACAA GTTGAGAGATTCGTGGCAACATCTTGTAAGAGATCGTGCAGCTAGATCGTTGACATACAACGATGAGCAGTTTCATGCTTTGGAGAGAGTGAAAGTTACTGAAGCAGGGCGAGCCGCTAAAGCTTTGCTCGATAAGGAATGTTTACCTTGTGCAAGCGCTATGGCTGAAGTCTTAGAAGATTG GTACAAAGCTGCTCAAACGGTTTATTTGCAATCTCAAATCTTAGACAAAGACTTGACTTCTGCCGATCTCAAATTAAGGGCTTTAGGTGCTAGAATGAAAGAAGGCGTTTTGTCAACGAAAGATAATTTGGATACTAGTGTAAAACag GTGGGAAATATGAAGAGAGAGATTCTCATACACACAGAGACAGAAAGAAGTAACATTGCCAAAAATGAAAAGACAAATGTAGCCAAATCCAAACAGCAGTATGAAGAGACTTTGGCGCTGAATAGCGAACTGAAGGACGTGTTCGAGTTGCAAAAAGATATTTCATCGATATTGAGTCAAAATATGGATGTTATTAAAACTATCAAAGATGTTTCTAGTTTTTACGAAGAGACAAACAGTACCTGA
- the LOC143915420 gene encoding uncharacterized protein LOC143915420: MNANCVICSDLFSQTDEIVGTRCGHVFHHACLLQWIERSQSCPQCRKKTTEKSLDRIYFNFMNTDGIILDAGALQVKLDTVEFQMKEKDKEFTKCQEDKEQLSEICKATEDRLCTLEKSNKEKNGVIEILKERIEYMKTESKELPRLRNEVKALKERLDHLQCLQDIIDSTPATVESVIQKITDPQALNTYIVVLKKAMIQTESKKKSLQKSLKTSQNELQRLKNQNSEQSSELKTLESTINYLEEKNKNIERELIQLKTSPTTLVNETMENAQTDSSAQILASKRKSDIEFDDDIKIKKPCVVNDLTTIECDENPSSSQTSKLAETSSPYLFLKQSSNISNIKTTNTIKQPDLYILKNKKLFERMDSSSGTSIFKGMVQKRKELETSYNGFGGHSKLDVFPSKSTSTVKKNFTSVADKMPKKNKGLKKPENQNTMDNYCT, encoded by the exons ATGAACGCAAATTGTGTGATATGCAGCGATTTGTTCTCTCAAACTGATGAAATAGTCGGAACCCGCTGCGGTCATGTATTTCATCATGCGTGTTTGTTACAATGGATCGAAAG GTCACAAAGTTGTCCTCAATGTAGGAAAAAAACGACGGAAAAATCGCTAGaccgaatttattttaattttatgaatacAGACGGAATTATATTGGATGCTGGTGCCCTTCAAGTTAAATTGGATACTGTAGAATTTCAAATGAAAGAAAAAGACAAAGAATTCACCAAGTGTCAAGAAGACAAGGAACAACTCAGTGAAATTTGTAAAGCCACAGa agACAGATTATGCACTTTAGAAAAAAGCAACAAAGAGAAAAATGGAGTCATTGAAATATTAAAGGAACGCATTGAGTATATGAAAACAGAATCTAAAGAATTGCCTCGTTTGAGGAACGAAGTCAAAGCGCTTAAAGAACGATTAGATCATCTTCAGTG TTTGCAAGATATTATTGATAGTACTCCTGCGACAGTTGAATCtgttattcaaaaaataacGGATCCCCAGGCTCTTAATACTTACATTGTTGTActtaaaaa agcTATGATTCAAACAGAGTCTAAAAAGAAATCTCTTCAAAAATCACTCAAAACTTCACAAAATGAACTTCAacgtttaaaaaatcaaaactcaGAACAATCATCGGAATTAAA gaCTTTAGAATCCACTATTAATTacttagaagaaaaaaataaaaatattgaaagagaattaatacaattgaaaACATCTCCAACTACTCTTGTGAATGAAACTATGGAAAATGCTCAAACAGATAGTTCAGCCCAAATTTTAGCATCTAAGAGAAAATCTGATATAGAATTTGACGatgacattaaaattaaaaagccTTGTGTTGTTAATGATTTAACAACGATAGAGTGTGACGAAAACCCATCCAGTTCTCAAACTTCGAAG CTTGCTGAAACTTCTTCACCGTATTTATTTCTGAAGCAGAGTTCAAatatatcgaatataaaaaccacgaatacaataaaa CAACCCGATttatacatattgaaaaataaaaagctttttgaGAGGATGGATAGCTCTTCAGGTACGAGTATTTTTAAAGGAATGGTACAAAAGCGAAAAGAATTGGAAACATCTTATAACGGATTTGGAGGTCATTCTAAACTTGATGTTTTTCCTTCAAAATCGACATCCACCGTTAAAAAGAATTTTACGAGTGTTGCAGACAAAATGCCCAAAAAAAACAAAGGCTTAAAAAAACCTGAGAATCAAAATACAATGGATAACTACTGTACTTAG